The proteins below come from a single Acidovorax sp. NCPPB 4044 genomic window:
- a CDS encoding ABC transporter ATP-binding protein — protein sequence MSEARNLLQIGQLRGGYSDVDIIHGIDLSVAPGQIVTIAGTNGAGKSTLVKALLGLLPRVEGRIHLDGRDITRLPAEDRFDAGLAYVPQVANVFPSLTVRENLLVVRGVPHVKRRMDAVLADFPALMERLPQPASNLSGGERQQLAFARALMPSPRIMVLDEPTAALAPSLVGKVFDMVQTLPAAGVAVLMVEQRARQALTISQQGYILDQGRCVLSGPACGLLEDQRMAQLYLGNH from the coding sequence ATGAGCGAAGCACGCAATCTGCTGCAGATCGGGCAGCTGCGCGGGGGGTATTCGGACGTGGACATCATCCACGGCATCGACCTGTCGGTGGCGCCGGGGCAGATCGTCACCATTGCCGGCACCAACGGCGCGGGCAAGTCCACGCTGGTGAAGGCGCTGCTGGGCCTGCTGCCGCGCGTGGAGGGCCGCATCCACCTGGACGGGCGCGACATCACCCGCCTGCCGGCCGAGGACCGCTTCGACGCGGGCCTGGCCTACGTGCCGCAGGTGGCCAACGTCTTTCCCTCGCTCACCGTGCGCGAGAACCTGCTGGTGGTGCGCGGCGTGCCCCACGTCAAGCGCCGCATGGACGCGGTGCTGGCCGACTTTCCCGCGCTGATGGAGCGCCTGCCGCAGCCCGCCAGCAACCTCTCGGGCGGAGAGCGCCAGCAGCTGGCTTTTGCCCGCGCGCTGATGCCTTCGCCGCGCATCATGGTGCTGGACGAGCCCACGGCCGCGCTGGCGCCCTCGCTCGTGGGCAAGGTGTTCGACATGGTGCAGACGCTGCCAGCGGCCGGCGTGGCCGTGCTCATGGTGGAGCAGCGCGCGCGCCAGGCGCTCACCATCAGCCAGCAGGGCTACATCCTCGACCAGGGGCGCTGTGTGCTGAGCGGGCCCGCGTGCGGCCTGCTGGAAGACCAGCGCATGGCGCAGCTCTACCTGGGCAACCACTGA
- a CDS encoding ABC transporter ATP-binding protein: protein MSMLNVESVTRLFGGFKAVDGVSLQLADREILGIAGTNGAGKSTLFAAIAGQQPADLGRIMFGGQDITRVPPYRRARMGLVRTFQIPREFKSLTVHENLMAAAANPQGERLLNAFFQTRSLRAHEAQLAAKADGILQFLNLARVRDEPAGGLSGGQKKLVELGRVLMLDPRCILLDEPFAGVNPVLIEEICDRVRELQDRGIAFIVIEHHLQALKALSHRMIVMDRGRILAEGDPHTVLDDPRVQEAYMGGVV from the coding sequence ATGAGCATGCTCAACGTGGAATCCGTGACCCGGCTGTTCGGCGGCTTCAAGGCCGTGGACGGCGTATCGCTGCAGCTGGCCGACCGGGAGATCCTGGGCATCGCCGGCACCAACGGCGCCGGCAAGAGCACGCTGTTCGCGGCCATCGCGGGCCAGCAGCCGGCCGACCTGGGGCGCATCATGTTCGGCGGGCAGGACATCACCCGCGTGCCGCCGTACCGGCGTGCGCGCATGGGCCTGGTGCGCACCTTCCAGATCCCGCGGGAGTTCAAGAGCCTGACGGTGCACGAGAACCTCATGGCCGCGGCCGCCAACCCGCAGGGCGAGCGGCTGTTGAATGCCTTCTTCCAGACCCGCAGCCTGCGTGCGCACGAGGCGCAGCTGGCCGCCAAGGCCGATGGCATCCTGCAGTTCCTGAACCTGGCGCGCGTGCGCGACGAGCCGGCCGGGGGGCTGTCGGGCGGGCAGAAGAAGCTGGTGGAACTGGGCCGCGTGCTCATGCTCGACCCGCGCTGCATCCTGCTCGACGAACCCTTCGCCGGGGTGAACCCGGTGCTGATCGAAGAAATCTGCGACCGCGTGCGCGAACTGCAGGACCGCGGAATCGCCTTCATCGTGATCGAGCACCACCTGCAGGCGCTCAAGGCGCTGTCGCACCGGATGATCGTGATGGACCGGGGCCGCATCCTGGCCGAGGGCGACCCGCACACCGTGCTGGACGACCCGCGCGTGCAGGAAGCCTACATGGGGGGGGTGGTATGA
- a CDS encoding branched-chain amino acid ABC transporter permease, whose product MIAYLCAIGIVALIYCLLALGLNLQFGLTRLVNFGVVAFFAVGAYTSGLLSLQGVPLVVCFIAAGVLSGLLALPIGLLSLRLRDDYLAIVTLGFSEAVRITIQQESWLTKGVQGLPGLPKLFAGWGGGLSDVAIFTVLAVIVGLVCWGTVRLTRSPFGRLLKAIGDDEAALSALGKDPARFKVQVFMLGAALAGVAGAFYAHFITFITPEQFIPLITFYVWMGLVMGGSGSVRGAMFGSLLLMVFLEGSRFAKDWVPGVSEVGMASLRLAAVGLALILVTLYRPHGLFGGKAK is encoded by the coding sequence ATGATTGCTTATCTCTGTGCCATCGGCATCGTCGCGCTCATCTACTGCCTGCTGGCCCTGGGCCTGAACCTGCAGTTCGGGTTGACCCGGCTCGTGAACTTCGGCGTGGTGGCGTTCTTCGCCGTGGGGGCCTACACCTCGGGGCTGCTGTCGCTCCAGGGCGTGCCCCTGGTGGTGTGCTTCATCGCGGCGGGCGTGCTGTCGGGCCTGCTGGCGCTGCCCATCGGCCTCCTGTCGCTGCGGCTGCGCGACGACTACCTGGCCATCGTCACGCTCGGCTTCTCCGAGGCCGTGCGCATCACCATCCAGCAGGAAAGCTGGCTGACGAAGGGCGTGCAGGGCCTGCCGGGCCTGCCCAAGCTGTTCGCGGGGTGGGGCGGCGGCCTGTCCGACGTGGCCATCTTCACGGTGCTGGCCGTGATCGTGGGCCTGGTGTGCTGGGGCACCGTGCGGCTCACGCGCAGCCCCTTCGGGCGCCTGCTCAAGGCCATCGGCGACGACGAGGCCGCGCTGTCGGCGCTGGGCAAGGACCCGGCCCGCTTCAAGGTGCAGGTGTTCATGCTGGGGGCGGCGCTGGCCGGCGTGGCAGGCGCGTTCTACGCGCACTTCATCACCTTCATCACGCCGGAGCAGTTCATACCGCTCATCACGTTCTATGTGTGGATGGGGCTCGTCATGGGCGGGTCGGGCTCGGTGCGCGGCGCCATGTTCGGTTCGCTGCTGCTGATGGTCTTCCTGGAGGGCTCGCGCTTCGCCAAGGACTGGGTGCCGGGCGTGTCGGAGGTGGGCATGGCGAGCCTGCGGCTGGCGGCCGTGGGGCTGGCGCTGATCCTGGTGACGCTCTACCGGCCCCACGGCCTGTTCGGAGGCAAGGCGAAATGA
- a CDS encoding universal stress protein: MPYQRILIATDGSDLSAKAVEHGLCLARLAGGQAMVLKVVPRYPRSYFEGGSPVDAAEARRIEGEWAAQAQALVDGIRAQGAAQGVKVKALVAKSDLVAEAIIAAATKQRCDLIVMASHGRKGLKRLLLGSETQHVLTHSQVPVLVLR, translated from the coding sequence ATGCCCTACCAGCGCATTCTCATTGCCACCGATGGTTCCGATCTGTCCGCCAAGGCGGTGGAGCATGGGCTCTGCCTCGCCCGGCTCGCGGGCGGCCAGGCCATGGTGCTCAAGGTCGTGCCGCGCTATCCGCGCAGCTATTTCGAGGGCGGATCGCCCGTGGATGCCGCAGAGGCGCGCCGCATCGAAGGCGAATGGGCCGCGCAGGCCCAGGCACTGGTGGACGGCATCCGTGCGCAGGGCGCAGCCCAGGGTGTGAAGGTGAAGGCGCTGGTCGCCAAATCGGACCTGGTGGCCGAGGCCATCATCGCGGCAGCCACCAAGCAGCGGTGCGACCTGATCGTGATGGCATCGCACGGCCGCAAGGGCCTCAAGCGCCTGCTGCTGGGCAGCGAGACGCAGCATGTGCTGACGCACTCGCAGGTGCCGGTGCTCGTGCTGCGCTGA
- a CDS encoding ABC transporter substrate-binding protein yields MQRRNFVKLGAAAAALQCLPSIGFSQQGEVFRIGSLTPITGAGSPYGPGMQQAIRLAVDEVNAAGGAGGRKLELFTEDDQTKPDAAVLAAKKLIEVNKVQAVLGTWASGVTLAVMPLTEAAGIVQMNVSGAPAISTLDTRDLVWRFQATNDRFGAAFAEICAKRGFKRPATMAFNNASGLGNVEGFTRVWEKRGGKVAAHVTYEPSRPSYRSELQKILAAKPDVIVMGSYLPDTTIILREWFQSGADNKWVIPGWAANPDLVKALGPEVCEGIISVETVSNEKSTSYAQFDAAFTKATGKAASTNIYAAMAYDMVISLALAMEAAGPKATVEQVNARLREVSNAPGTAVYSFAEGKAQLGKKAKVNYEGASSKLDFDKFGDATPDFGVFVIEKGQLVRRDVVSITM; encoded by the coding sequence ATGCAACGTAGAAATTTCGTCAAGCTCGGCGCCGCCGCAGCGGCCCTGCAGTGCCTTCCCTCCATTGGCTTCAGCCAGCAAGGCGAGGTGTTCCGCATCGGCTCGCTCACGCCCATCACCGGCGCGGGCAGCCCCTACGGCCCGGGCATGCAACAGGCCATCCGCCTTGCGGTGGACGAAGTGAATGCGGCCGGCGGCGCGGGCGGGCGCAAGCTCGAACTCTTCACGGAAGACGACCAGACCAAGCCCGATGCGGCGGTGCTGGCCGCCAAGAAGCTCATCGAAGTGAACAAGGTGCAGGCCGTGCTGGGCACCTGGGCCTCGGGCGTGACGCTGGCCGTGATGCCGCTCACCGAGGCGGCGGGCATCGTCCAGATGAACGTCTCGGGTGCGCCGGCCATCTCCACGCTGGACACCAGGGACCTGGTGTGGCGCTTCCAGGCCACCAACGACCGCTTCGGCGCGGCCTTCGCCGAGATCTGCGCCAAGCGCGGCTTCAAGCGCCCCGCCACCATGGCCTTCAACAACGCCTCCGGCCTGGGCAACGTGGAGGGCTTCACGCGGGTGTGGGAGAAGCGCGGCGGCAAAGTGGCGGCGCACGTCACGTACGAGCCCAGCCGCCCCAGCTACCGGAGCGAATTGCAGAAGATCCTGGCGGCCAAGCCCGACGTGATCGTGATGGGCTCCTACCTGCCCGACACCACCATCATCCTGCGCGAATGGTTCCAGTCCGGCGCGGACAACAAATGGGTCATTCCCGGCTGGGCGGCCAATCCCGATCTCGTGAAGGCCCTGGGCCCCGAGGTGTGCGAGGGCATCATCTCGGTGGAGACCGTCTCCAACGAGAAGAGCACGTCGTACGCGCAGTTCGACGCCGCCTTCACCAAGGCCACCGGCAAGGCGGCCTCCACCAACATCTATGCCGCCATGGCCTACGACATGGTGATCTCGCTCGCGCTGGCCATGGAAGCAGCCGGCCCCAAGGCCACGGTGGAACAGGTCAACGCCAGGCTGCGCGAGGTCTCGAATGCGCCCGGCACCGCCGTGTATTCGTTCGCCGAAGGCAAGGCGCAGCTCGGCAAGAAGGCCAAGGTGAACTACGAGGGCGCCTCCAGCAAGCTCGACTTCGACAAGTTCGGCGATGCCACGCCCGATTTCGGCGTGTTCGTCATCGAGAAAGGACAACTGGTGCGCCGCGACGTGGTGTCGATCACGATGTGA
- a CDS encoding branched-chain amino acid ABC transporter permease, with the protein MTWIDFANLLINGLIEGLVVALPALAMTLVMGVNRFPNAATGDLLTTGAYAAVAVQMLGGVPLWLAALASVATTAAVSAGSYQLIFRKLAGRPMVASMLAAIGLGFLLRSLISFFAGHDQRTFDMPLVRAWNFGGIRILPTDLLIAAIAAACLLVVFVLIYRTSFGRQLRAVADSADLARASGIRAGGLMLCLWLLVGALSSISGVLLGMKAIVTPEMGWESLIPAFAAMVLGGIGSPLGAVLGALLLCVVQELSVPLLGPSYKLVLSFLVLALVLLLRPAGILGRVQLVR; encoded by the coding sequence ATGACCTGGATCGATTTCGCAAACCTGTTGATCAACGGATTGATCGAAGGCCTGGTGGTGGCGTTGCCCGCGCTGGCCATGACGCTGGTGATGGGTGTCAACCGCTTTCCCAATGCGGCCACCGGCGACCTGCTCACCACGGGGGCCTATGCGGCCGTGGCCGTGCAGATGCTGGGCGGCGTGCCGCTCTGGCTGGCCGCGCTGGCGAGCGTGGCCACCACGGCCGCCGTATCGGCCGGGTCGTACCAGCTGATCTTCCGCAAGCTGGCGGGGCGGCCCATGGTGGCCTCCATGCTGGCGGCCATCGGGCTGGGCTTCCTGCTGCGCAGCCTGATCTCGTTCTTTGCCGGGCACGACCAGCGCACCTTCGACATGCCGCTGGTGCGCGCGTGGAACTTCGGCGGCATCCGCATCCTGCCGACCGACCTGCTCATCGCGGCCATCGCCGCGGCCTGCCTGCTGGTGGTGTTCGTGCTGATCTACCGCACCAGCTTCGGTCGCCAGCTGCGCGCCGTGGCCGACAGCGCCGACCTGGCGCGCGCCAGCGGCATCCGGGCCGGTGGGCTGATGCTGTGCCTGTGGCTGCTGGTGGGCGCGCTGTCTTCCATCAGCGGGGTGCTGCTGGGCATGAAGGCCATCGTCACGCCCGAGATGGGGTGGGAGAGCCTGATCCCCGCGTTCGCCGCGATGGTGCTCGGAGGCATCGGCAGCCCGCTGGGTGCCGTGCTGGGCGCGTTGCTGCTGTGCGTGGTGCAGGAGCTGTCGGTGCCGCTGCTGGGGCCGTCGTACAAGCTCGTGCTGTCGTTCTTGGTGCTGGCGCTGGTGCTGCTGCTGCGCCCCGCCGGCATCCTGGGCCGCGTGCAACTGGTGCGCTGA